A window of the Bacillus andreraoultii genome harbors these coding sequences:
- a CDS encoding long-chain-fatty-acid--CoA ligase has protein sequence MEKLWYKHVAKGNPITIDIPEITLLELFQQSVEKYPNNIAMTFFHKTFTYSELNHLIKIAESSLQRRGVKKGDRVGMMLPNCPQYVIGYYASLLAGAIVVQINPMYKADELLHVLNDSGTKTIFVLDQMQPLIEGVKDKTAVTNVITVSFENEQNTFNDLFLETNIPFEEVSMNPKEDVAVLQYTGGTTGRSKGAMLTHYNLVANTLQSSATSISKTKLGEERVLTISPLFHVYGMTSCMNLTFYIGGNLILVPKFDVEMVVKIIEQTKPTVFPGVPTMYIALLNYYKEKQFDLSILRTCISGSAPLPVEVMTSFNKVTGTSVAEGYGLSEASPVTHRNPIEGMQKPGSIGIPIPNTDAKIVDTALGEQELPIGEVGELVIKGPQIMKGYWNNLEETEVTIRNGWLYTGDLARMDEDGFFYIVGRKKELIIASGYNVYPIEVEDVLYTHPKVLEAAVFGVPDPYRGETVKAVVVLKDGEQLTEQELIDYCKERLAAYKVPKSIDFVKELPKTAVGKILKRVIKDQYIRA, from the coding sequence ATGGAAAAACTTTGGTACAAACATGTCGCAAAAGGAAATCCAATTACAATTGACATCCCAGAAATTACTCTATTAGAGCTGTTTCAACAATCCGTAGAAAAATATCCGAATAACATCGCAATGACTTTTTTTCATAAGACATTTACATACAGTGAGTTAAATCATCTCATCAAAATTGCTGAAAGCTCTTTACAACGCAGGGGTGTGAAAAAGGGTGACCGAGTCGGCATGATGCTACCAAATTGTCCACAATATGTCATTGGCTATTATGCATCGCTTCTAGCAGGTGCAATAGTTGTCCAAATTAATCCGATGTACAAAGCGGATGAATTGCTTCACGTATTAAATGATTCAGGCACGAAAACGATATTTGTTTTAGATCAAATGCAACCATTAATCGAGGGGGTGAAAGATAAAACAGCTGTTACAAATGTTATTACTGTTTCATTTGAAAATGAACAAAACACGTTTAATGATCTTTTTTTAGAGACAAATATCCCGTTTGAAGAAGTATCAATGAATCCGAAAGAGGATGTTGCTGTACTTCAATATACAGGTGGTACGACAGGGCGGTCAAAAGGAGCAATGTTGACGCATTATAATTTAGTCGCAAACACATTGCAAAGTTCAGCTACATCCATTTCTAAAACGAAACTTGGTGAGGAACGAGTATTAACCATTTCCCCATTATTTCATGTTTACGGCATGACGAGCTGCATGAACTTGACATTTTACATTGGTGGAAATCTTATTTTAGTACCAAAGTTTGATGTAGAGATGGTCGTAAAGATTATTGAACAAACAAAACCAACCGTATTCCCTGGTGTGCCAACGATGTATATTGCTCTATTAAACTATTACAAAGAAAAGCAATTTGACTTAAGTATTTTAAGGACTTGTATTAGTGGTTCAGCACCATTACCAGTAGAAGTCATGACAAGTTTTAATAAAGTAACTGGAACTTCCGTTGCTGAAGGTTATGGCTTGTCGGAAGCATCACCAGTAACACATCGGAATCCAATTGAAGGAATGCAAAAGCCAGGAAGTATCGGAATTCCGATACCGAATACAGATGCTAAAATTGTGGACACAGCATTAGGAGAACAGGAATTGCCAATTGGAGAAGTAGGAGAACTTGTCATTAAAGGTCCACAAATTATGAAAGGATACTGGAATAATCTAGAGGAAACAGAAGTAACGATTCGTAATGGTTGGCTTTATACGGGTGATTTGGCCAGGATGGATGAGGACGGATTTTTCTATATTGTTGGTCGAAAAAAAGAACTCATTATTGCAAGTGGCTACAATGTGTATCCAATTGAGGTGGAAGATGTTTTATATACACATCCAAAAGTGTTGGAAGCTGCAGTTTTTGGTGTCCCTGATCCATATCGTGGTGAGACGGTGAAAGCTGTTGTCGTTTTGAAAGATGGAGAGCAGCTAACTGAACAAGAGTTAATCGATTACTGTAAAGAACGATTAGCTGCATATAAAGTTCCAAAATCAATTGATTTTGTTAAAGAATTACCGAAAACCGCTGTTGGTAAAATTTTAAAACGAGTAATCAAAGATCAATATATCCGTGCATAA
- a CDS encoding acyl-CoA dehydrogenase family protein, with protein sequence MHLRLTDEQKMVQETIRKFVEKELIPLENEVLRNEREGRPSLAPEKIEELQQKAKNAGFWGINTPAEYGGADLGQMMQAIVAMEVSKTFVPFNFGGSADNILYYSNEEQKKKYLIPTINGEKKSCFAMTEPGAGSDTRNIQMTAVKDGDEWVLNGEKTFITGGNDADFVMVIAITDKEKHAKTGRDGVTCFIVDRDMGWRSEYIHTMGEWGPASLVFENVRVPEENILGELHGGYKLGLEWIGFARWIVGARAVGAAERLLQMAIDYSKERETFGRPIADRQAIQWMIADSAVEIEAARWLVLNAAFTLDQGEDNRHLASMAKLYGANMGNRVVDRVLQIHGGMGYTKELPIERWYREARLWRIYDGTDEIQRMIISRNLLKGHVHIGDYI encoded by the coding sequence ATGCATTTACGATTAACTGATGAACAAAAAATGGTACAAGAAACGATTCGAAAATTTGTTGAAAAAGAATTAATTCCTTTAGAAAATGAAGTGTTACGAAATGAACGTGAAGGAAGACCGAGCCTTGCTCCTGAAAAAATAGAGGAACTTCAACAAAAAGCAAAGAATGCGGGGTTCTGGGGCATTAATACACCAGCTGAATATGGCGGGGCAGATCTTGGACAAATGATGCAGGCAATTGTTGCTATGGAAGTTTCTAAAACATTTGTCCCGTTCAACTTTGGTGGCTCTGCTGATAATATTCTTTATTATTCCAATGAAGAACAAAAGAAAAAATATTTAATTCCAACAATCAATGGCGAAAAAAAGTCATGTTTTGCGATGACAGAGCCTGGTGCGGGTTCAGATACGAGAAATATTCAAATGACAGCTGTGAAAGATGGAGATGAATGGGTATTAAACGGGGAAAAAACATTTATTACTGGTGGCAATGATGCAGATTTTGTTATGGTTATCGCCATTACTGATAAAGAAAAACATGCAAAAACGGGTAGAGATGGTGTCACATGTTTCATCGTCGATCGAGATATGGGATGGCGCTCCGAATATATTCATACAATGGGTGAATGGGGACCAGCAAGTTTAGTGTTTGAGAATGTACGAGTGCCTGAGGAAAACATTCTTGGTGAACTACATGGAGGATACAAACTCGGTTTAGAGTGGATAGGATTTGCGAGATGGATTGTCGGCGCTCGGGCAGTTGGTGCAGCGGAACGATTACTTCAAATGGCTATTGATTATTCAAAAGAACGTGAAACATTTGGTAGACCAATTGCTGATCGTCAAGCGATTCAATGGATGATTGCCGACTCTGCTGTTGAAATTGAAGCGGCACGTTGGTTAGTGTTAAATGCTGCTTTTACACTAGATCAAGGGGAAGATAATCGTCATCTTGCTTCAATGGCAAAATTGTATGGAGCCAATATGGGTAACCGCGTTGTTGATCGTGTATTACAAATTCATGGTGGAATGGGTTATACAAAAGAGTTACCGATTGAACGTTGGTACAGGGAAGCACGACTATGGAGAATTTATGATGGTACAGATGAAATTCAGCGCATGATTATTTCTCGTAACTTATTAAAAGGCCATGTTCATATTGGGGATTATATTTAA
- the fabG gene encoding 3-oxoacyl-ACP reductase FabG, whose amino-acid sequence MGKRFEGRVALVTGGSRGIGKAIAKLFLTEGASVAIIDINQEALDQTATEFAQSGYEVFTKVTNVVNKNEVETVVQEVVEKYGSLDILVNNAGIIRDNLLFKMTDDDWQQVMDVHLKGSFHVARAAQKYMVEKKYGRIINISSTSALGNRGQANYSTAKAGLQGFTKTLAIELGKYGITSNAVAPGFIETEMTKATAERVGVSFEDFIKARAMEIPVQRSGKPEDIANAVAFFADEKSSFVNGQVLYVAGGPKA is encoded by the coding sequence ATGGGAAAACGTTTTGAAGGAAGAGTGGCACTTGTAACAGGAGGTAGTCGTGGAATCGGTAAAGCAATTGCTAAACTTTTTTTAACAGAAGGAGCAAGTGTTGCAATTATTGATATCAACCAAGAAGCACTAGATCAAACAGCAACAGAATTTGCCCAATCTGGTTATGAAGTATTTACGAAAGTAACGAATGTCGTCAATAAAAATGAAGTAGAAACGGTGGTGCAAGAAGTCGTTGAAAAATATGGATCACTTGATATTCTCGTGAACAATGCTGGAATCATACGTGATAATTTGTTATTTAAAATGACGGATGATGATTGGCAACAAGTCATGGATGTTCATTTAAAAGGTTCATTTCATGTAGCTCGTGCAGCTCAAAAATATATGGTTGAGAAAAAATATGGCAGAATTATTAACATATCCTCGACATCTGCGCTTGGAAATCGTGGTCAAGCAAATTATTCAACGGCCAAAGCAGGGTTACAAGGTTTTACGAAAACATTAGCGATTGAATTAGGTAAATATGGAATCACATCAAATGCGGTAGCCCCTGGGTTCATTGAAACTGAAATGACAAAAGCAACGGCAGAACGGGTAGGTGTCTCTTTTGAAGATTTTATTAAAGCACGTGCTATGGAAATTCCAGTGCAAAGAAGTGGAAAACCAGAGGATATAGCGAATGCGGTAGCCTTTTTTGCCGATGAAAAATCTTCGTTTGTCAATGGTCAAGTGTTATATGTAGCTGGTGGACCAAAAGCTTAA
- a CDS encoding MaoC family dehydratase N-terminal domain-containing protein, whose protein sequence is MSKLWIGKKSNKVKNGVDRLLVKRFAESIGDLHPIYVDEEYGHKSKYGWNIAPPTFPRVFEYGELEGVHLPNKGLIHGEETYHYERPLIVGEEIYCYTVVEDYYEKTGKNGEMGFVVLKRVGEDLKGNVIFTEIQTVIITEAVRKGLNV, encoded by the coding sequence TTGTCTAAATTATGGATTGGGAAAAAAAGTAATAAGGTGAAGAACGGAGTAGATCGTTTATTAGTGAAACGATTTGCTGAATCAATCGGCGACCTACACCCGATTTATGTCGATGAGGAATATGGACATAAATCCAAGTATGGATGGAATATTGCACCACCAACCTTTCCAAGGGTATTTGAATATGGCGAATTAGAAGGCGTCCATTTACCAAATAAAGGCTTGATTCATGGGGAGGAAACTTATCATTACGAACGTCCATTAATTGTTGGTGAAGAAATTTATTGTTATACCGTTGTAGAAGATTATTATGAAAAAACTGGTAAAAATGGCGAAATGGGGTTTGTTGTTTTAAAACGGGTTGGTGAAGATTTAAAAGGTAATGTGATCTTTACAGAAATACAGACAGTTATTATTACAGAAGCGGTACGAAAGGGGTTGAATGTGTGA
- a CDS encoding MaoC/PaaZ C-terminal domain-containing protein yields MSTITELNVGETLEVKLDPVSRLDLIKYAGASGDFNPIHTIDEEAVKAGLPGIIAHGMWTMGNLSKLFTPYYEEGFIEDYTVRFAGMVFLNDVLTLKAILEEKNDNNLIFSVKAIKQDNKEAVKGRVQFKLYN; encoded by the coding sequence GTGAGCACAATTACGGAGTTAAACGTTGGTGAGACGTTGGAAGTTAAATTAGACCCTGTATCAAGATTAGATTTAATTAAATATGCTGGTGCTTCAGGTGATTTTAATCCGATTCACACGATTGACGAGGAAGCAGTGAAAGCGGGTCTTCCAGGAATTATTGCTCATGGAATGTGGACGATGGGAAACTTAAGTAAACTCTTTACTCCATATTATGAAGAAGGATTTATTGAAGATTATACAGTGCGTTTTGCTGGAATGGTTTTCTTGAATGATGTGTTAACATTAAAAGCTATTTTAGAAGAAAAAAATGATAACAATTTAATATTTAGTGTGAAAGCAATTAAACAAGACAATAAAGAAGCTGTAAAAGGCCGTGTCCAATTTAAGTTGTATAACTAA
- a CDS encoding acyl-CoA dehydrogenase, whose protein sequence is MEFTYSDRVKDYQNRLIEFMDEFIYPNESVYEEQLNEYDRFATIPPIIEELKQKAKERGLWNLFLPDSDYGAGLTNLEYAPLCEIMGRSSIAPEVFNCGAPDTGNMEVLVRYGTTEQKDKWLVPLLNGDIRSCFSMTEPDVASSDATNIRASIIRDGDEYVINGTKWWSSGAGDPRCKISIVMGKSDPGAPKHKQQSMILVPLDTPGVTIKRVLNVFGYDHAPHGHAEIEFKNVRVPASNMLLGEGRGFEIAQGRLGPGRIHHCMRTIGAAERALELLTKRVQERETFGKKLAEQGVIQEWIANSRIEIEQARLLTLKAAYMMDTVGNKEAKAEIAMIKVVAPNMALNVIDRAIQVFGASGVSQDTPLAAMYANIRTLRLADGPDEVHRRTIAREELKKYRS, encoded by the coding sequence TTGGAATTTACGTATTCAGACCGAGTAAAAGATTATCAGAACAGGTTAATTGAGTTTATGGATGAATTTATCTATCCGAATGAATCGGTTTATGAAGAACAGTTAAATGAATATGATCGCTTTGCTACTATTCCACCTATTATTGAGGAATTAAAACAGAAGGCGAAAGAACGGGGATTATGGAATTTATTTTTACCGGATAGTGACTACGGAGCAGGACTTACAAACCTAGAGTATGCCCCTCTCTGTGAAATAATGGGACGGTCAAGTATTGCCCCTGAAGTATTTAATTGTGGGGCACCTGATACTGGAAATATGGAAGTACTCGTTCGTTATGGAACAACTGAACAAAAGGACAAATGGCTTGTCCCACTATTAAATGGTGACATTCGTTCATGTTTTTCGATGACGGAACCAGATGTTGCTTCATCTGATGCGACAAATATTCGAGCTAGTATTATTCGTGATGGAGATGAGTATGTCATCAATGGGACGAAATGGTGGTCCTCTGGTGCTGGAGATCCACGTTGTAAAATATCAATTGTGATGGGGAAAAGTGATCCTGGAGCTCCGAAACATAAACAACAATCAATGATACTCGTCCCCCTTGATACACCTGGGGTGACAATTAAACGAGTTTTAAATGTATTTGGTTATGATCACGCGCCTCATGGTCATGCAGAAATTGAATTTAAAAATGTACGAGTGCCTGCTAGTAATATGTTACTCGGTGAAGGTAGAGGATTTGAAATTGCTCAAGGAAGACTCGGTCCTGGTCGAATTCACCATTGTATGAGAACAATTGGTGCAGCAGAAAGAGCATTGGAGTTACTCACAAAGCGGGTGCAAGAGCGGGAAACATTTGGTAAGAAATTGGCGGAACAAGGTGTGATTCAAGAATGGATTGCTAACTCAAGAATTGAAATAGAGCAAGCAAGATTATTAACACTAAAGGCTGCTTATATGATGGACACGGTTGGAAATAAAGAAGCAAAGGCGGAAATAGCCATGATCAAAGTCGTTGCACCAAATATGGCGTTAAACGTAATTGACCGGGCCATTCAAGTGTTTGGCGCATCAGGTGTTAGCCAGGATACACCACTTGCGGCAATGTACGCCAATATTCGAACGTTGAGACTTGCTGACGGACCAGATGAAGTGCATCGACGAACCATTGCTAGAGAAGAACTAAAGAAGTATCGGTCGTAA
- a CDS encoding thiolase family protein, with protein sequence MKRDAVIVSAVRTAIARQGMALASVPAHVFGAEVMKEAIKRAKVDPEQIDDVILGNVLSGGGNIARLTALQTGLSLNIPGLTIDRQCGSGMNAVELAAQAIRAGEGDIYVAGGVESMSRAPYLLERAEKAYSMNPPQFKKSQLSPKKIGDPPMGITAENLVKKYQISREEQDEFALRSQRRMAQAMAEGRFDEQIVPITIPVRKREPIVFKQDEHPRPETTIEGLAKLPPAFLQGGTVTAGNSSGLNDAASALVIMSREKAEEIGLKPLATVREASVAGCDPNIMGIGPVPATKKVLEKSGLSIHDFDLIEINEAFAAQVIACNRELDMDMEKVNVNGGAIAHGHPLGATGAILITKAIYELERIQGKKALITACIGGGQGIAVIIERG encoded by the coding sequence ATGAAGAGAGATGCAGTGATTGTATCTGCGGTGAGAACAGCAATTGCAAGACAAGGGATGGCACTGGCTTCAGTACCTGCCCATGTGTTTGGTGCGGAAGTTATGAAAGAAGCAATAAAACGAGCAAAAGTGGATCCAGAGCAAATTGATGATGTTATTTTAGGAAATGTATTAAGCGGAGGCGGAAATATTGCACGTTTAACCGCTTTACAAACAGGTTTATCGTTGAATATTCCGGGACTTACGATAGATAGACAATGTGGTTCAGGTATGAATGCAGTTGAATTGGCAGCCCAAGCCATTCGGGCAGGAGAAGGAGATATTTATGTTGCTGGTGGAGTAGAAAGTATGAGTCGGGCACCGTATTTGCTGGAACGAGCTGAAAAGGCCTACAGTATGAATCCGCCGCAGTTTAAGAAATCCCAACTTTCTCCAAAAAAAATAGGGGATCCACCAATGGGGATTACCGCTGAAAATTTAGTAAAGAAATATCAAATTTCTCGTGAAGAACAAGATGAGTTTGCTCTTCGTAGTCAAAGACGGATGGCTCAAGCAATGGCTGAAGGACGATTTGATGAGCAAATTGTGCCGATAACAATTCCAGTTCGAAAAAGAGAACCAATTGTTTTTAAACAGGATGAACACCCGCGTCCTGAAACAACAATCGAAGGACTCGCAAAACTACCTCCAGCATTTTTGCAAGGAGGAACAGTTACAGCAGGGAACAGTTCTGGTTTAAATGATGCAGCAAGTGCACTTGTTATTATGTCCCGTGAAAAGGCAGAAGAGATCGGCCTTAAACCTTTAGCAACTGTTCGGGAAGCAAGTGTGGCCGGTTGTGACCCAAATATAATGGGAATTGGACCGGTGCCAGCAACAAAGAAGGTGTTAGAAAAGTCAGGTTTGTCCATTCATGACTTCGATTTAATAGAAATAAATGAGGCGTTTGCAGCACAAGTGATTGCATGTAATCGAGAATTAGATATGGATATGGAAAAAGTAAATGTGAATGGTGGTGCGATTGCTCATGGTCATCCACTTGGGGCAACGGGTGCGATTTTAATTACAAAAGCAATCTATGAATTAGAACGAATACAGGGCAAAAAAGCGTTAATTACTGCATGTATCGGTGGTGGTCAAGGAATCGCTGTAATTATTGAAAGGGGTTAG
- a CDS encoding branched-chain amino acid ABC transporter permease, protein MEILIQQLFNGLTIGSVYSLVALGLTLVYGILHIPNFAHGALYMMGGYLTLTVMTSFGMHYVIAILISLIVVGLLSVLMDRLVFHPLRHSPPIQHKVAAIGILLFLEALAQFIWGADYRQMSTPFGQVIDLFGLTVTLQRILIVITAITIMILLTIFLRKTFIGASIIAMAQNREGASLVGINTNRVTMLTFFIAGILAAIGASLTAPINLVFPAMGHLVILKAFVIIIIGGMGSIPGAILGGYILGFTESIGATYISNDYKDIIAFILLVIILSVKPQGIFAKGGSIT, encoded by the coding sequence TTGGAAATCCTTATTCAACAACTATTTAACGGACTAACAATTGGTAGTGTTTATAGTCTTGTTGCTTTAGGTTTAACACTTGTTTACGGAATTTTGCATATTCCAAATTTTGCCCATGGTGCTCTTTATATGATGGGTGGCTATTTAACATTAACGGTTATGACTTCGTTTGGAATGCATTACGTAATAGCCATCCTTATTTCTCTAATTGTTGTAGGTTTATTAAGCGTTTTAATGGATCGACTTGTCTTTCATCCATTAAGACATTCCCCACCCATTCAACATAAAGTAGCAGCAATTGGTATACTCCTATTCCTTGAAGCACTTGCTCAGTTTATTTGGGGTGCAGATTATCGGCAAATGTCAACACCATTTGGTCAGGTGATTGATTTATTCGGTCTTACAGTAACTTTACAACGGATTTTAATCGTTATAACGGCGATAACAATTATGATCCTTCTAACCATCTTTTTAAGGAAAACTTTTATTGGAGCAAGTATTATTGCAATGGCACAAAATCGGGAAGGCGCTTCATTAGTAGGAATTAATACAAATCGAGTGACAATGTTAACCTTTTTTATTGCTGGTATTTTGGCTGCTATTGGGGCATCATTAACCGCACCAATTAACCTTGTTTTCCCGGCAATGGGTCATCTCGTTATATTAAAGGCATTCGTCATTATTATCATTGGTGGGATGGGAAGTATACCGGGAGCCATTCTTGGTGGGTATATACTTGGATTTACCGAGTCTATTGGTGCAACTTATATATCTAATGATTATAAGGATATCATTGCATTTATCTTGCTCGTCATTATTTTAAGTGTTAAACCTCAAGGAATTTTTGCAAAAGGGGGGAGCATAACTTGA
- a CDS encoding branched-chain amino acid ABC transporter permease encodes MTIFNKRNVIIGSILLALLFPFIMPNSYYLYVMTLSFIWIIAVYGLNIVAGFTGYLSLAHAGFFAIGAYTFGLLTTKTNIGFWAAFIAAPIITMIIGTAIGLISLRTKEHFFAIYTLCVGYIIYLVIDKWESLTGGVRGLIGIPSLPDIGPISLTDPTNQYYFVLAIMLLSIFVAYRLVHSLVGRTLIAIRNSEMLALSLGISTTKNKLLAFLLSTFYAGVAGALYACFIRFLGPDISSTNIMFDLLTFLIVGGIGTLSGPIIGTLLIVWTSQTLQFLQDYRMLIFGPLLTLVIIYSPMGIVGFFSKLFMKRRARKKIPIIEVEKQM; translated from the coding sequence TTGACCATATTTAATAAACGAAACGTAATCATTGGGTCGATTTTACTTGCCTTACTCTTCCCGTTCATTATGCCAAATAGCTACTATTTGTATGTCATGACCCTATCCTTTATTTGGATTATAGCTGTTTATGGATTGAATATAGTGGCAGGTTTTACTGGTTATTTATCGCTTGCTCATGCTGGTTTCTTTGCCATCGGTGCTTATACATTCGGGCTTTTAACAACAAAGACGAACATCGGCTTTTGGGCCGCATTTATCGCAGCACCGATAATTACAATGATTATTGGAACTGCCATCGGTTTGATCTCTTTACGAACAAAAGAACATTTTTTTGCAATCTATACATTGTGCGTTGGCTACATTATCTATCTAGTAATTGATAAATGGGAAAGTTTAACTGGTGGTGTGCGTGGATTAATCGGCATCCCTTCTTTACCTGATATTGGACCGATTAGCTTAACGGACCCAACAAATCAATATTATTTTGTGTTAGCTATTATGTTACTTTCAATTTTTGTTGCTTATCGACTTGTCCATTCATTAGTCGGTAGAACATTAATTGCAATTCGTAATAGTGAAATGTTAGCGCTATCACTTGGGATTTCTACGACAAAAAATAAATTACTTGCATTCTTGCTATCTACTTTTTATGCAGGAGTGGCAGGAGCTTTATATGCTTGCTTTATTCGCTTCCTTGGTCCAGATATTAGTTCGACAAATATTATGTTTGATTTATTAACTTTCTTAATAGTGGGGGGCATTGGGACATTATCAGGGCCTATAATCGGGACACTCTTAATTGTATGGACCTCGCAAACATTACAGTTTTTACAAGATTATCGAATGCTCATATTTGGCCCATTACTTACCTTAGTCATTATTTATTCACCAATGGGGATTGTTGGTTTCTTTTCCAAGTTGTTTATGAAAAGAAGGGCACGGAAAAAGATACCAATCATTGAAGTTGAAAAACAAATGTAG
- a CDS encoding ABC transporter ATP-binding protein, whose protein sequence is MNLFLETHNLTKSFGGLVAVKDVDFSIEEGKINAIIGPNGAGKSTFFNLISGVHKPTSGQIIFKGQDITKMPANKIAKLGVARTFQTTSLFETATVFENIIVGHRLRTKSNLFDAVLRTKRLKAEEKASRDKALEVLDFVGLLHVKDEIVANISQEEKKRTAFALALATDPEIIFLDEPTAGINPEETDSLSQLILKMAENGLTVCLIEHKMQMVMSLAEKIMVLNYGEKIAEGTPEEIQNNDLVIKAYLGGSVHA, encoded by the coding sequence ATGAATTTGTTTTTAGAAACACATAACTTAACTAAAAGCTTCGGTGGTCTTGTTGCTGTAAAGGATGTCGATTTTTCAATTGAAGAAGGAAAAATCAATGCCATTATTGGTCCGAATGGTGCTGGAAAATCAACCTTTTTCAACTTGATTAGTGGGGTTCATAAACCGACTTCCGGACAAATTATTTTCAAAGGTCAAGATATTACAAAAATGCCAGCAAATAAAATCGCAAAGCTAGGTGTTGCCCGAACGTTTCAAACGACGAGTTTATTTGAAACGGCAACTGTCTTTGAAAATATTATCGTTGGTCACCGTTTAAGAACAAAATCAAATTTATTTGATGCAGTATTAAGAACGAAGCGATTAAAAGCGGAAGAGAAAGCGAGCCGGGACAAAGCGTTAGAAGTGTTGGATTTCGTCGGCTTGTTACATGTGAAAGATGAGATTGTGGCGAATATTTCTCAAGAGGAAAAGAAACGAACGGCTTTTGCTCTTGCACTTGCCACAGATCCTGAAATCATTTTTCTAGATGAACCGACTGCTGGAATTAACCCTGAGGAAACGGATTCTTTGTCTCAATTAATTTTAAAAATGGCTGAAAATGGTTTAACGGTTTGCTTAATTGAACATAAAATGCAAATGGTCATGAGCTTGGCTGAGAAAATTATGGTTTTAAATTATGGAGAAAAAATTGCGGAAGGTACCCCGGAAGAAATTCAAAATAATGATTTAGTTATTAAAGCTTATTTAGGAGGAAGTGTTCATGCTTAA
- a CDS encoding ABC transporter ATP-binding protein has translation MLKLNDITVKYGNYAAIQKIDIEVGEGEIVVLLGANGAGKTTTFRAISGLNSLASGEIIFQGTSIGGKLPDKIVELGIVQCAEDRKLFPHMSVDENLMMGGFVHRKQKNELKQRLKDVYELFPILYEKRNDHAGSLSGGQQQMVAIGRAMMSRPKLMLLDEPSIGLAPLVVEQMFESIKEINREGTTILLAEQNANAALSIANRGYVYENGRIVIEGSSKELFSNEEVRKAYIGA, from the coding sequence ATGCTTAAATTAAATGATATTACAGTAAAGTATGGGAATTACGCCGCGATTCAAAAGATTGATATCGAAGTAGGAGAAGGAGAAATTGTTGTTTTACTAGGTGCAAATGGTGCTGGGAAAACAACAACATTTCGGGCAATAAGTGGGCTTAACTCGTTAGCTTCGGGGGAGATTATCTTTCAAGGTACATCTATTGGTGGGAAATTACCAGACAAAATTGTAGAACTCGGAATTGTTCAATGTGCTGAAGATAGAAAGCTCTTTCCACATATGTCTGTTGATGAGAACTTAATGATGGGTGGATTTGTCCATCGTAAGCAAAAGAATGAGTTGAAACAGAGATTAAAAGATGTATATGAGCTCTTTCCTATATTATATGAGAAGAGAAATGATCATGCTGGTTCATTAAGTGGGGGTCAGCAACAAATGGTAGCGATTGGTCGTGCGATGATGTCGAGGCCAAAATTAATGTTGCTGGATGAACCTTCTATCGGTTTAGCCCCTTTAGTTGTGGAGCAAATGTTTGAAAGTATCAAAGAAATTAACAGAGAAGGGACAACAATTTTACTAGCTGAACAAAATGCCAATGCCGCTTTGAGTATCGCAAACCGTGGTTATGTGTATGAGAATGGAAGAATTGTGATTGAAGGAAGCTCAAAAGAATTATTTTCTAATGAAGAAGTTCGTAAAGCTTATATTGGTGCTTAA